In one Molothrus ater isolate BHLD 08-10-18 breed brown headed cowbird chromosome 6, BPBGC_Mater_1.1, whole genome shotgun sequence genomic region, the following are encoded:
- the LGMN gene encoding legumain has product MILKAVFLLGCALGISTFPMEEPEDGGKHWVVIVAGSNGWYNYRHQADVCHAYQIVHRNGIPDEQIIVMMYDDIADNEENPTKGIVINRPNGSDVYAGVPKDYTKEDVTPKNFLAVLRGDGEAVKGVGSGKVLKSGPKDHVFVYFTDHGAPGLLAFPDDDLHVKDLNKTIWYMYHHKKYRKMVFYIEACESGSMMNHLADNINVYATTAANPKESSYACYYDDERQTYLGDWYSVNWMEDSDMEDLRKETLHKQFQLVKKRTNTSHVMQYGNRSISSMKVMQFQGMGKKAMPISLPPVENYDLTPSPDVPFAIMKRKLMATNDISEAKKIAAEMKAYLEVKEFIQESMRKIVTVVTGSTEQSKQILSDRLTISNYDCYQSAVNHFKAHCFNWHLPVYEYALRQLYALVNLCEGGYPIDRICLAMNRVCLGY; this is encoded by the exons ATGATACTGAAAGCAGTttttctgctgggctgtgctctgggcatCAGCACATTCCCTATGGAAGAGCCTGAAGATGGAGGCAAGCACTGGGTGGTGATTGTTGCAGGTTCCAATGGCTGGTACAACTATCGTCACCAG GCAGATGTGTGCCATGCCTATCAGATTGTACACCGAAATGGAATCCCAGATGAGCAGATCATTGTCATGATGTATGATGACATTGCTGATAATGAGGA AAATCCAACCAAAGGCATTGTCATCAATAGACCTAATGGCTCAGATGTGTATGCTGGAGTGCCCAAGGACTATACAAAGGAG GATGTCACTCCTAAGAATTTTCTTGCGGTTCTCAGAGGAGATGGGGAAGCAGTGAAGGGGGTGGGATCAGGAAAAGTATTGAAAAG TGGTCCCAAGGATCATGTGTTTGTGTATTTCACTGACCATGGAGCTCCAGGACTTCTGGCTTTTCCTGATGATGAT ctTCATGTGAAAGACTTGAATAAGACTATTTGGTACATGTATCATCACAAGAAATACCGGAAG aTGGTCTTCTACATTGAAGCATGTGAGTCTGGATCTATGATGAATCATTTGGCTGATAATATCAATG TTTATGCAACAACAGCTGCTAATCCCAAGGAGTCATCTTATGCATGTTACTATGATGATGAAAGACAGACTTATCTTGGGGACTGGTACAGTGTGAATTGGATGGAAGATTCAGATATG GAGGATCTAAGAAAAGAAACACTCCACAAGCAGTTTCAGCTGGTGAAGAAACGCACCAACACCAGCCATGTGATGCAGTATGGAAACAGA AGCATCTCCTCCATGAAGGTGATGCAGTTCCAGGGCATGGGGAAGAAAGCTATGCCCATTTCTCTGCCACCTGTGGAAAACTATGACCTGACACCTAGTCCTGATGTGCCCTTTGCAATCATGAAACGAAAGCTGATGGCTACCAATGACATTTCTGAGGCTAAGAAGATTGCTGCAGAGATGAAAGCATACCTGGag GTGAAAGAATTCATCCAAGAATCCATGCGGAAGATAGTCACTGTAGTAACAGGATCAACAGAACAGAGCAAGCAGATTCTGTCAGACAGACTGACCATCAGCAATTATGACTGTTACCAGTCAGCAGTGAACCACTTCAAAGCTCATTGCTTCAACTGGCACTTACCTGTG tATGAGTATGCACTGAGACAGCTGTATGCCTTGGTCAACCTTTGTGAAGGAGGATACCCCATTGACAG